One Actinomycetes bacterium genomic window, CACTGCCGCCGGGCAGCGAGACCACGATCCGCCCGACTCGCGAGACTTTCGCAGCTCTATCCATCCAGGTGCCCCGGAATGGGTTTACCGCAGCACTGCCTACCAGATCTTTCCCGATCGGTTTGCTCGCGGCTCAGCGGATCCGATCGACTCTCCGGCTTGGTCACGTGCTGCCAAGAATTGGGATGAGTTGCCGTCCTTCGGTGGTGTGGACGAGCCGCTGCATTTCTTTGGCGGCGACTTGCTGGGAATCGAGCAGCGGCTCGACTATCTGTCGGAACTTGGCATCGACCTGTTGTATCTGACGCCGGTATTCCCGGCGCCTTCGAATCACCGTTACAACGCCGACACCTTCGATCGAGTGGACCCACTGCTTGGCGGTGACCAGGCTCTAGCGTCGCTGGCGACGGCAGCCCATCAACGTGGCATGCGCATCATCGGCGACATCACGACGAATCACACCGGTAGTCACCACGAATGGTTTGAGCAGGCCCAGTTGTCTGCCACCCAGGATGAGGCGTCGTACTACTACTTCAACGAGCATCCAGACGACTACGTTGCCTGGTTGGGAGTCCGATCGCTGCCCAAACTGGACTACCGCAGTGACGCACTGCGACGCCGGATGATCACAGACCCGGATTCTCCTGTTCGTCGCTATCTGGCGGATCCGTTTGGCCTAGATGGTTGGCGGGTGGACGTGGCCAACATGACCGGTCGTCATGCCGACGTAGACCTCAATGCAGAAATTGCCGAGCTGATGGAGCGAACCATGGCAGCCGATCGACCAGATGCTTTCCTGGTCGGCGAGCATTTCCACGACTTCACCGAAGATCTGCGTCCTACTGGTTGGCAAGGTGTGATGAACTATGCCGGCTTTTCCGGTCCGTTGTGGCAGTGGCTGAGTTCTGCCAACCACCCGATGGACGGTTGGCTGGGAGTCTCCGGCATTCCGTGGCCGCGGCTTCCTGGCACCCAGATGGTCGCGGCTATGCAGAACTTTGCCAACGCGCCCTGGCAGCAACGCCGAGCAAGTTTGGTCATGATCGATAGCCACGACACCCCTCGCATTCGATCCATCACTGGCTCCACTGCTGCGACGCAGGTGGCAGCAGCAGCCATGTTCACCACTCCGGGAGTTCCCATGATTTGGATGGGCTCCGAGATCGGGCTGACGGGTACTACTGGTGAAGACGGGCGACGGACGATGCCCTGGGGTCACCCGGAAATCTGGGATTCGCAGACCCGGCAGGTTTTCCAGCAACTCATCAGGCTGCGGCAGACGCGGGCTGCCTTGCGTGAAGGCTCGATGAGATGGTTACACGCCGATTCCGATTGCGTGGTGTTCGTTCGTGAACTGCCCGGTGAAACCCTGCTGGTGCATTTGGCTCGGGGTCCAGTCAGTCCGGTAACTATTCCGGGGGCGGCGGTAAGCGCCCGGCCGGGAGATTATTGGCAACAGCTTTATCCACACTCGAGCACCATGGACTCGGCAAGAGCGATAGCGTTGCAGTCATCGGAGCCTGCGGCTGCGGTCTATGTACTGAAGTCCAGCCCGGAATAGGAGGAAATCGTGGCCAAAGTTGTTTTGGACCAGGTGGACAAGATCTACGACAACGGTTATCACGCAGTCCACAGCCTCGACTTGGACATTGCGGATGGCGAGTTCCTCGTCCTAGTCGGGCCATCCGGTTGCGGTAAGTCGACCGCAATGCGCATGGTGGCAGGACTGGAGGATATTTCTGGCGGAAAACTGTCCATCGGAGACCGAGTCGTCAACGATCTACCGCCACAGGATCGGGACATCGCCATGGTCTTCCAGTCCTACGCGCTCTACCCGCATCTGTCGGTTGCGGACAACATCGCTTACGGCTTGAAGATTCGCAAGATGCCGAAAGATGAGATCAAGAAGCGGATTCAACGGGCAGCCGACATGCTGGAACTCAACAGCTACCTGGACCGCAAGCCCGCGCAGTTGTCCGGTGGTCAGCGACAGCGAGTAGCGATGGGTCGAGCTATCGTTCGCGATCCGGCCGTTTTCCTTATGGACGAGCCACTATCCAACCTAGACGCAAAACTGCGAGTCCAAATGCGGGCGGAAATCTCCTCAGTTGTTCGCTCCCTGGGGACCACCACGATCTACGTGACCCACGATCAGGTGGAAGCGATGACCATGGGTGACCGGATGGCGGTCATGAAGGCTGGTTGGTTGCAGCAGGAGGGGCCGCCGCAAGAGGTCTACGACAATCCCAACAATATCTTTGTGGCGCAGTTCGTCGGCTCACCGCCGAT contains:
- a CDS encoding glycoside hydrolase family 13 protein — protein: TAAGQRDHDPPDSRDFRSSIHPGAPEWVYRSTAYQIFPDRFARGSADPIDSPAWSRAAKNWDELPSFGGVDEPLHFFGGDLLGIEQRLDYLSELGIDLLYLTPVFPAPSNHRYNADTFDRVDPLLGGDQALASLATAAHQRGMRIIGDITTNHTGSHHEWFEQAQLSATQDEASYYYFNEHPDDYVAWLGVRSLPKLDYRSDALRRRMITDPDSPVRRYLADPFGLDGWRVDVANMTGRHADVDLNAEIAELMERTMAADRPDAFLVGEHFHDFTEDLRPTGWQGVMNYAGFSGPLWQWLSSANHPMDGWLGVSGIPWPRLPGTQMVAAMQNFANAPWQQRRASLVMIDSHDTPRIRSITGSTAATQVAAAAMFTTPGVPMIWMGSEIGLTGTTGEDGRRTMPWGHPEIWDSQTRQVFQQLIRLRQTRAALREGSMRWLHADSDCVVFVRELPGETLLVHLARGPVSPVTIPGAAVSARPGDYWQQLYPHSSTMDSARAIALQSSEPAAAVYVLKSSPE
- the ugpC gene encoding sn-glycerol-3-phosphate ABC transporter ATP-binding protein UgpC; translation: MAKVVLDQVDKIYDNGYHAVHSLDLDIADGEFLVLVGPSGCGKSTAMRMVAGLEDISGGKLSIGDRVVNDLPPQDRDIAMVFQSYALYPHLSVADNIAYGLKIRKMPKDEIKKRIQRAADMLELNSYLDRKPAQLSGGQRQRVAMGRAIVRDPAVFLMDEPLSNLDAKLRVQMRAEISSVVRSLGTTTIYVTHDQVEAMTMGDRMAVMKAGWLQQEGPPQEVYDNPNNIFVAQFVGSPPMNMVMTRFEESDRGITARIGSNQLDVPHQVIEDRPKLRDYVGRNVVLGLRSEDMDDASLRGDAAPGNSFGGKVTLVEALGSEIVVHFGLDGESVVTEDTELVAEQAGEGAIDTTGVEGVKWVASFAPRSQVRRGDSIQILADISRAHWFDPETGGA